In Brassica rapa cultivar Chiifu-401-42 chromosome A06, CAAS_Brap_v3.01, whole genome shotgun sequence, a single window of DNA contains:
- the LOC103872359 gene encoding COBW domain-containing protein 1, which produces MATLLRLDTSTTYLAFTSPRALNNRFVSATRSRASVSVRTKTSPFYSSSSTVYSDSRRSFISVSASASASSLAVVETEDPFDVPTELTPDNRIPATIITGFLGSGKTTLLNHILTGDHGKRIAVIENEFGEVDIDGSLVAAKTAGAEDIILLNNGCLCCTVRGDLVRMISELVSKKKGRFDHIVIETTGLANPAPIIQTFYAEDEIFNDVKLDGVVTLVDAKHARLHLDEVKPEGFVNEAVEQIAYADRIIVNKTDLVGEQELDTLMQRIKTINSMAHMKRTKYGKVDLDYVLGIGGFDLERIENSVNEEEKEDHDDHHHDHDHGHDCHDHHKEHDHEHGHHDSHDHTHDPGVSSVSLVCEGDLDLEKANMWLGALLFQRSEDIYRMKGILSVQDMEERFVFQGVHEIFEGSPDRLWQKDETRTSKIVFIGKNLNREELEMGFRACLV; this is translated from the exons ATGGCGACGCTGCTTAGACTCGACACATCCACCACTTATCTCGCTTTCACCTCTCCCCGTGCGTTGAACAATCGTTTCGTTTCTGCTACTCGCAGTAGAGCCTCAGTCTCCGTCAGAACGAAAACGTCGCCGTTCTATTCCTCTTCCTCCACGGTTTACTCTGACAGCCGTCGGAGCTTCATCTCCGTCTCTGCCTCCGCCTCTGCTTCCTCGCTGGCTGTTGTGGAGACCGAAGACCCCTTCGACGTTCCCACTGAGCTTACCCCTGACAATCGGATTCCCGCCACTATTATCACTGGCTTCCTCGGCTCCGGTAAG ACGACATTGCTAAACCATATATTGACTGGAGATCATGGGAAGCGTATAGCTGTGATCGAGAACGAG TTTGGTGAAGTCGACATTGATGGATCGCTAGTTGCAGCTAAAACTGCTGGAGCTGAGGATATAATACTGCTTAACAATGGATGTCTCTGTTGCACAGTCAGGGGCGATCTTGTCAGGATGATTTCTGAATTGGTCAGCAAGAAGAAAGGAAGGTTTGACCATATAGTTATTGAGACAACAG gATTGGCGAATCCAGCCCCGATTATTCAAACATTCTATGCTGAGGATGAAATCTTCAACGATGTGAAACTTGATGGGGTTGTTACTCTGGTTGATGCTAAACATGCTCGTTTGCATCTAGATGAGGTCAAACCCGAAGGCTTTGTCAATGAGGCCGTTGAACAAATTGCTTACGCTGATCGTATCATAGTTAACAAG actgATCTTGTTGGTGAGCAAGAACTAGATACATTGATGCAGCGGATTAAG ACCATAAACAGCATGGCTCACATGAAGCGAACAAAGTATGGGAAGGTTGACTTGGACTATGTTCTTGGAATTGGAGGTTTTGATCTTGAAAG AATTGAGAACTCTGTgaatgaagaagagaaggaagatcacgATGATCATCACCATGACCATGACCATGGTCATGACTGCCATGATCACCACAAGGAGCATGATCATGAACACG GGCATCACGATTCTCATGATCATACGCATGACCCTGGTGTTTCTTCAGTCAGTTTAGTTTGCGAAGGAGACTTAGACCTCGAGAAG GCTAACATGTGGCTTGGGGCGCTGTTGTTCCAACGTAGTGAGGATATCTACAGAATGAAAGGTATCCTCTCCGTCCAAGACATGGAGGAGAGATTCGTGTTTCAG GGAGttcatgaaatatttgaaggatCACCGGACCGGTTATGGCAAAAAGATGAGACAAGAACGAGCAAGATCGTTTTCATCGGCAAGAATTTGAACCGGGAGGAGTTAGAGATGGGTTTCAGAGCTTGCTTGGTTTGA
- the LOC103872360 gene encoding F-box/LRR-repeat protein 14 → MGGACSRKRDQHVEDILNRGACGKYSKSSSSKWLATSLSRSGSGVKRSNGECPSLLELCVRKIQEDIDKYTTFSDLPRDISQQIFDELVCSQRLSLKSLEAFRDCAIQDLNLGEYPGVNDDWMDVISSQSTSLLSVDFSGSDITDSGLVSLKGCKSLESLNFNFCDQISNRGLDHLSGLSNLTSLSFRRNAAITAQGMRAFSNLVNMKKLDLEKCPGIHGGLVHLRDLTKLESLNIKWCNCITDADMEPISKLTNLRSLQICCSRITDFGISYLKGLNKLNLLNLEGCRHVTAACLDTLTALTELMFLNLNRCNFSDSGCEKFSDLINLKILNLGMNNITNSCLVHLRGLTKLESLNLDSCRIGDEGLVHLSGMLGLKSLELSDTEVGSHGLRHLSGLSNLESINLSFTVVTDSGLRKLSGLTSLRTLNLDARHVTDAGLSALTSLTGLTHLDLFGARITDSGTNHLRNLKKLQSLEICGGGLTDAGVKNIKDLSSLTLLNLSQNSNLTDKTLELISGLTALVSLNVSNSRVSNSGLRHLKPLKNLRSLTLESCKVSANDIRKLQATDLPNLVTFRPE, encoded by the exons ATGGGAGGAGCTTGCTCAAGGAAGAGAGATCAACACGTTGAGGATATTTTAAACAGAGGCGCCTGTGGAAAATATAGCAAGAGTTCGAGTTCGAAATGGTTGGCTACTTCGCTCTCTAGGTCAGGCTCTGGTGTTAAACGGTCTAATGGAGAATGCCCTTCGCTTTTGGAGCTCTGTGTCCGCAAGATACAAGAg GACATAGATAAATACACCACATTCTCAGACCTGCCTAGAGATATAAGTCAGCAGATATTTGATGAGCTGGTGTGTTCCCAACGGTTGAGTTTAAAGTCTCTCGAGGCATTTCGAGACTGTGCCATCCAG GATCTGAACTTGGGAGAGTACCCTGGAGTTAATGATGACTGGATGGATGTCATCTCCTCGCAAAGTACATCACTGCTTTCTGTGGATTTCTCGGGGTCTGATATCACGGACTCTGGCCTGGTTTCTTTAAAAGGTTGCAAGAGCCTGGAGTCCTTGAACTTTAACTTCTGTGATCAGATATCAAACCGCGGTCTGGATCATCTTAGCG GACTCTCAAACTTGACAAGCCTGAGCTTCAGAAGAAACGCTGCAATCACAGCACAAGGCATGCGTGCCTTTTCCAACTTGGTTAACATGAAGAAACTAGATCTTGAGAAGTGTCCTGGGATTCACGGTGGGCTCGTTCACCTGCGAG ATTTAACCAAATTAGAGTCCTTGAACATAAAGTGGTGTAACTGCATAACGGATGCAGACATGGAGCCTATCTCAA AGCTTACAAATCTGAGGAGCTTACAGATTTGTTGTAGTAGGATTACCGATTTTGGTATCAGCTACCTTAAAG GGCTAAACAAGCTTAACTTATTGAACTTGGAAGGGTGCCGTCATGTTACTGCTGCATGCCTGGACACACTCACAG CTCTTACGGAGTTGATGTTCTTGAACCTGAATAGATGCAACTTCTCAGACAGTGGGTGTGAAAAGTTTTCTG atttaattaatttgaagATCTTGAACTTGGGAATGAACAATATTACAAACTCATGCTTGGTTCACCTCAGAG GATTGACAAAGTTGGAGAGCTTGAACTTGGATTCTTGTAGAATTGGTGACGAAGGACTGGTGCATTTATCAG GTATGCTTGGGTTGAAATCTCTGGAGTTGTCTGATACCGAAGTAGGAAGCCATGGGCTTCGCCATCTCTCTG GTCTCTCGAACCTGGAGAGCATAAACCTATCATTCACTGTTGTAACCGATAGTGGTTTAAGGAAGTTATCTGGTTTGACATCTCTTCGAACACTGAATCTGGATGCTCGTCATGTCACTGATGCTGGACTTTCCGCGCTCACGA GTTTGACTGGATTGACTCACCTTGATCTCTTCGGTGCTCGTATCACAGACTCTGGAACAAATCATCTACGAA ACCTGAAGAAACTACAGTCACTTGAGATATGTGGTGGTGGATTAACTGATGCTGGTGTCAAGAACATAAAAGATCTTTCATCCCTTACACTCCTCAACCTATCTCAAAACTCGAACCTCACAGACAAAACTCTGGAGTTGATTTCTG GGTTGACGGCATTGGTGTCTCTTAACGTCTCAAACTCTCGAGTATCAAACTCAGGACTACGTCACCTGAAGCCATTGAAGAACCTGAGATCTCTGACCTTGGAGTCCTGCAAGGTCTCTGCTAACGACATCAGGAAGCTTCAGGCGACCGATCTGCCAAACCTGGTCACCTTCCGCCCTGAATGA
- the LOC103872356 gene encoding F-box/kelch-repeat protein At1g15670, which yields MELIPDLPEPVARECLLRSSYQQFPLIASVSKLWRREISLPDFLRHRKASGHSQELVVLSQARIKPVSELGSGKTIPTPVYRISVLEPGSGLWTELPPVPGKSNGLPLFCRLASVGTDLVVIGGLDPATWRTSDSVLIFSFLTSTWRNGTSMPGGPRSFFACASDSERNVFVAGGHDEDKNALTSALVYDVAEDRWALLPDMGRERDECKAIFHAGKVHVIGGYTTVEQGQFSKTAESLDVATRRWGAETKDFLAPGMTTWPPVCAAGGNGVLYACCRRDLMVMNGDTWQKVGDLPADVCNVSYVAVRRSGKLVVIGSARYGEPSVVYIWDASDSRWEKLETCEKYEGHVQAGCFLEI from the coding sequence ATGGAGCTGATCCCTGATCTTCCGGAGCCCGTAGCCCGCGAGTGTCTCCTACGCTCCTCCTACCAGCAGTTTCCTCTGATCGCCTCTGTTTCCAAACTCTGGCGGCGAGAGATCAGTCTCCCTGATTTTCTCCGACACCGTAAAGCTTCAGGACATAGCCAGGAGCTTGTTGTCTTGTCCCAGGCTAGGATCAAACCGGTTTCAGAACTCGGTTCGGGAAAAACCATCCCCACTCCCGTGTACCGGATCTCTGTTCTTGAACCAGGGTCCGGTTTATGGACCGAGCTGCCTCCGGTTCCCGGTAAATCCAACGGCTTGCCTCTGTTCTGTAGATTAGCTTCTGTCGGGACTGATCTTGTCGTGATCGGCGGGCTTGACCCGGCCACGTGGCGGACGTCGGATTCCGTCTTGATCTTCAGTTTCTTGACTTCCACGTGGCGTAACGGGACGAGCATGCCGGGTGGACCACGCTCCTTCTTCGCCTGCGCTTCTGATTCTGAACGGAACGTGTTCGTCGCCGGTGGACACGACGAAGACAAGAACGCGCTGACGTCAGCTCTCGTGTACGACGTGGCAGAAGACAGATGGGCTTTACTGCCAGACATGGGCCGTGAGCGAGACGAATGCAAGGCTATTTTCCACGCTGGCAAAGTTCACGTTATAGGTGGTTACACCACGGTGGAGCAAGGGCAGTTTAGTAAAACCGCCGAGTCACTCGACGTCGCGACACGGCGGTGGGGAGCAGAGACTAAAGATTTTCTCGCTCCGGGGATGACTACTTGGCCTCCGGTTTGTGCAGCCGGCGGAAACGGGGTGCTCTACGCTTGCTGCCGTCGTGATCTGATGGTGATGAATGGTGACACGTGGCAGAAAGTTGGGGATTTACCTGCTGACGTGTGTAATGTATCATACGTGGCGGTAAGGAGGTCCGGGAAGCTGGTCGTGATCGGTTCGGCTCGGTACGGTGAACCAAGCGTAGTGTACATTTGGGATGCGAGTGATTCTCGATGGGAGAAACTGGAAACGTGTGAAAAATATGAAGGTCACGTTCAAGCTGGTTGTTTCTTGGAGATATAA
- the LOC103872357 gene encoding pyrophosphate-energized vacuolar membrane proton pump 1: protein MVALAFLPELWTEILIPVCAVVGIVFSLFQWFIVSRVRVSADQGASSSSGGANNGKNGYGDYLIEEEEGVNDQSVVAKCAEIQTAISEGATSFLFTEYRYVGVFMVIFAAIIFVFLGSVEGFSTENKPCTYDDTKTCKPALATAAFSTIAFILGAVTSVLSGFLGMKIATYANARTTLEARKGVGKAFIVAFRSGAVMGFLLAASGLLVLYITINVFKIYYGEDWEGLFEAITGYGLGGSSMALFGRVGGGIYTKAADVGADLVGKIERNIPEDDPRNPAVIADNVGDNVGDIAGMGSDLFGSYAEASCAALVVASISSFGINHDFTAMCYPLLISSMGILVCLITTLFATDFFEIKAVKEIEPALKNQLIISTVIMTVGIAIVSYVGLPSSFTIFNFGAQKVVKNWQLFLCVCVGLWAGLIIGFVTEYYTSNAYSPVQDVADSCRTGAATNVIFGLALGYKSVIIPIFAIAISIFVSFSFAAMYGVAVAALGMLSTIATGLAIDAYGPISDNAGGIAEMAGMSHRIRERTDALDAAGNTTAAIGKGFAIGSAALVSLALFGAFVSRAGVHTVDVLTPKVIIGLLVGAMLPYWFSAMTMKSVGSAALKMVEEVRRQFNTIPGLMEGTAKPDYATCVKISTDASIKEMIPPGCLVMLTPLIVGFFFGVETLSGVLAGSLVSGVQIAISASNTGGAWDNAKKYIEAGVSEHAKSLGPKGSEPHKAAVIGDTIGDPLKDTSGPSLNILIKLMAVESLVFAPFFATHGGILFKYL, encoded by the exons ATGGTGGCGTTAGCTTTTCTCCCGGAGCTCTGGACGGAGATCCTAATCCCTGTCTGTGCGGTGGTCGGCATCGTTTTCTCTCTCTTCCAATGGTTCATCGTCTCTCGAGTTAGAGTCAGCGCTGACCAAGGCGCATCGTCGTCTTCCGGTGGTGCCAACAATGGTAAGAACGGCTACGGAGATTACCTCATCGAGGAAGAGGAAGGCGTTAACGACCAGAGCGTCGTCGCCAAGTGCGCTGAGATTCAGACCGCTATATCCGAAG GTGCAACTTCGTTCCTGTTCACTGAGTACAGATACGTCGGTGTCTTCATGGTCATCTTCGCCGCGATCATCTTCGTTTTCCTCGGCTCCGTCGAAGGATTCAGCACAGAGAACAAGCCTTGCACTTACGACGACACCAAGACCTGCAAGCCTGCGTTAGCCACCGCAGCTTTCAGCACCATCGCTTTCATCCTCGGCGCGGTCACCTCTGTTCTCTCTGGCTTCCTAGGGATGAAGATCGCCACGTACGCCAACGCTAGAACCACCTTGGAGGCGAGGAAAGGTGTCGGAAAGGCCTTTATTGTGGCCTTCAGGTCCGGGGCCGTGATGGGGTTCCTTCTTGCTGCGAGTGGTCTCTTGGTGCTTTACATTACTATCAATGTGTTTAAGATCTATTACGGTGAGGATTGGGAAGGTCTCTTTGAGGCTATTACTGGTTACGGTCTTGGTGGTTCTTCCATGGCTCTCTTTGGACGTGTTGGTGGTGGGATCTACACTAAAGCGGCTGATGTCGGTGCTGATCTTGTCGGTAAAATCGAGAGGAACATTCCAGAAGATGATCCAAGAAACCCAGCT GTCATTGCTGATAATGTGGGTGACAATGTTGGTGACATTGCTGGTATGGGATCTGATCTCTTTGGTTCATACGCTGAAGCATCGTGTGCTGCACTTGTTGTTGCTTCCATCTCTTCCTTTGGAATCAACCATGACTTCACTGCAATGTGCTACCCGTTGCTCATCAGTTCGATGGGAATCTTGGTTTGTTTGATCACAACTCTCTTCGCCACCGACTTCTTCGAGATCAAGGCTGTTAAGGAGATTGAGCCTGCGTTGAAGAATCAGCTCATCATCTCAACTGTTATCATGACCGTTGGAATCGCTATTGTTTCATATGTTGGCTTGCCTTCTTCCTTCACCATCTTCAACTTTGGAGCACAAAAGGTCGTCAAGAACTG GCAACTATTCTTATGTGTCTGTGTTGGTCTATGGGCTGGACTCATTATTGGTTTTGTCACTGAGTACTACACTAGCAACGCCTACAG CCCTGTGCAAGACGTTGCAGACTCATGCAGAACTGGTGCAGCCACCAATGTTATATTCGGATTAGCTCTTGGTTACAAATCAGTCATTATACCAATCTTTGCTATTGCTATCAGTATATTCGTTAGCTTCAGCTTCGCTGCTATGTACGGTGTCGCCGTTGCTGCTCTAGGCATGCTCAGCACCATCGCCACTGGTTTGGCGATTGATGCTTACGGTCCCATCAGTGACAATGCCGGTGGTATTGCTGAGATGGCTGGAATGAGCCACCGTATCCGTGAGAGAACCGATGCTCTTGATGCAGCTGGTAACACCACCGCTGCTATTGGAAAG GGATTTGCTATTGGCTCAGCTGCTCTAGTCTCCTTGGCTTTGTTCGGTGCCTTTGTGAGCCGTGCAGGTGTCCACACCGTAGATGTTTTAACTCCCAAGGTTATCATTGGGCTTCTTGTTGGTGCCATGCTTCCTTACTGGTTCTCAGCCATGACGATGAAGAGTGTGGGAAGTGCAGCGCTTAAGATGGTTGAAGAAGTTCGCAGGCAGTTCAACACCATCCCTGGACTCATGGAAGGTACCGCAAAGCCAGACTACGCCACGTGCGTCAAGATCTCCACCGACGCTTCCATCAAGGAAATGATTCCTCCTGGTTGCCTTGTCATGCTCACACCTCTCATTGTTGGTTTCTTCTTTGGTGTTGAGACCCTCTCTGGTGTTCTCGCTGGCTCCCTCGTTTCCGGTGTTCAG ATTGCTATTTCTGCTTCCAACACTGGTGGTGCCTGGGACAACGCCAAGAAATACATTGAG GCGGGTGTATCAGAGCATGCAAAGAGTCTAGGACCAAAGGGTTCAGAGCCACACAAGGCAGCTGTGATTGGAGACACCATTGGAGACCCATTGAAGGATACTTCAGGACCTTCTTTGAACATTCTGATCAAGCTCATGGCTGTGGAGTCTCTTGTCTTTGCTCCCTTCTTTGCCACTCACGGTGGTATCCTTTTCAAGTATCTCTAA